One Bufo gargarizans isolate SCDJY-AF-19 chromosome 4, ASM1485885v1, whole genome shotgun sequence DNA window includes the following coding sequences:
- the PGM3 gene encoding phosphoacetylglucosamine mutase isoform X2 yields the protein MHLEAVLRSSTRHAKPAGVTLQYGTAGFRTKAEHLDHVMYRMGLLAALRSKKTKSVIGVMVTASHNPEEDNGVKLVDPMGEMLVQEWELYATNLVNAEEHELQTVLTNIIKQESINMQDESCVAIGRDTRPSSENLSLAVIDGVTALDSKYQDYGLVTTPQLHYIVCCRNTDGRYGEPTVEGYYQKLSKAFNALVKQSPDGGVGQKCLSVDGANGIGALKIKEMEEHLQSMLSLQLFNDGSKGKLNHACGADYVKVMQKPPEGMDMKPGERCCSFDGDADRIVYYYMDSDDRFHLLDGDKIATLISTFIKELLVKVDLKLNMGVVQTAYANGSSTRYLEEVMKVPVYCAKTGVKHLHHKAQEFDIGVYFEANGHGTVLFSKTAEEQIRHLTSAGANEESRKAAQTLEHVINLINQTVGDAISDMLVIEAILFLKSLTVQKWDGIYSDLPNRQLKVTVADRKVIDTTDAERRTVKPPGLQEKIDVLVKGYNMSRAFVRPSGTEDVVRVYAEADTQDNADALAHEVCLAVFHLAGGVGDQPKPLR from the exons ATGCATTTGGAAGCTGTGTTGAGATCATCCACACGCCATGCCAAACCTGCTGGGGTTACACTCCAGTATGGCACTGCAGGATTCCGTACCAAAGCAGAACATCTGGACCATGTTATGTATCGCATGGGCTTACTAGCTGCTCTCAGGTCAAAGAAGACCAAGTCTGTTATTGGAGTTATGGTGACTGCCTCTCACAACCCTGAG GAAGATAATGGAGTAAAGCTGGTGGATCCCATGGGAGAAATGCTTGTTCAGGAATGGGAGTTGTATGCTACTAATCTGGTGAATGCTGAGGAGCATGAATTACAGACAGTTCTGACCAACATCATCAAGCAGGAGTCCATCAACATGCAAGATGAGTCATGTGTAGCTATTGGAAGAGATACCCG GCCAAGCAGTGAAAACCTTTCCCTTGCGGTTATTGACGGAGTTACGGCTCTTGACTCCAAATACCAAG ATTATGGCCTGGTGACCACACCGCAGCTGCACTACATTGTTTGCTGTCGCAATACAGATGGAAGATATGGAGAACCAACTGTTGAAGGATATTACCAAAAACTGTCAAAGGCATTTAATGCTTTAGTCAAACAG TCTCCTGATGGTGGAGTGGGACAGAAGTGCTTGAGCGTAGATGGAGCTAATGGAATTGGTGCTTTGAAGATAAAGGAAATGGAAGAACATCTTCAGTCCATGCTCTCCTTACAGCTGTTCAATGATGGCTCTAAAGGGAAATTAAACCATGCGTGCGGAGCAGACTATGTGAAGGTGATGCAGAAACCTCCTGAAG GTATGGATATGAAGCCTGGAGAGCGATGCTGCTCATTTGATGGCGATGCTGACCGCATTGTATACTACTACATGGACAGTGACGATCGCTTCCACCTTCTAGATGGGGATAAGATTGCCACACTGATAAGCACCTTTATCAAGGAACTCTTAGTGAAG GTTGATTTAAAGCTTAATATGGGAGTTGTCCAAACGGCCTATGCAAATGGCAGCTCCACTCGTTACTTGGAAGAAGTTATGAAG GTTCCTGTATACTGTGCAAAAACTGGTGTTAAGCATCTGCATCATAAAGCGCAAGAGTTTGATATTGGAGTTTATTTTGAAGCAAACGGTCATGGAACG GTACTGTTCAGTAAAACCGCTGAAGAGCAGATTAGACATCTGACCAGTGCAGGAGCCAATGAAGAATCAAGAAAAGCTGCCCAGACGCTTGAACATGTCATCAATCTCATCAATCAG ACAGTGGGAGATGCCATCTCTGACATGTTGGTCATCGAAGCCATCCTTTTTCTCAAGAGTCTCACTGTACAAAAGTGGGATGGAATTTATTCCGATCTTCCAAATCGCCAGCTGAAAGTAACG GTGGCAGATAGAAAAGTAATAGACACAACAGATGCTGAGAGACGTACTGTAAAACCACCAGGATTGCAGGAGAAAATTGACGTGCTTGTCAAGGGGTACAATATGTCCAGAGCATTTGTGCGTCCTTCAGGAACTGAAGATGTAGTCCGTGTATATGCTGAGGCGGACACCCAG GACAATGCAGATGCCTTGGCGCATGAGGTGTGCTTGGCAGTCTTCCACCTTGCAGGAGGAGTTGGAGATCAACCAAAGCCTTTGAGATGA
- the PGM3 gene encoding phosphoacetylglucosamine mutase isoform X1, with protein sequence MQTENTVRCMRRVCMRIFKSRMKRMHLEAVLRSSTRHAKPAGVTLQYGTAGFRTKAEHLDHVMYRMGLLAALRSKKTKSVIGVMVTASHNPEEDNGVKLVDPMGEMLVQEWELYATNLVNAEEHELQTVLTNIIKQESINMQDESCVAIGRDTRPSSENLSLAVIDGVTALDSKYQDYGLVTTPQLHYIVCCRNTDGRYGEPTVEGYYQKLSKAFNALVKQSPDGGVGQKCLSVDGANGIGALKIKEMEEHLQSMLSLQLFNDGSKGKLNHACGADYVKVMQKPPEGMDMKPGERCCSFDGDADRIVYYYMDSDDRFHLLDGDKIATLISTFIKELLVKVDLKLNMGVVQTAYANGSSTRYLEEVMKVPVYCAKTGVKHLHHKAQEFDIGVYFEANGHGTVLFSKTAEEQIRHLTSAGANEESRKAAQTLEHVINLINQTVGDAISDMLVIEAILFLKSLTVQKWDGIYSDLPNRQLKVTVADRKVIDTTDAERRTVKPPGLQEKIDVLVKGYNMSRAFVRPSGTEDVVRVYAEADTQDNADALAHEVCLAVFHLAGGVGDQPKPLR encoded by the exons ATGCAGACTGAAAATACCGTCAGGTGCATGAGGCGTGTCTGTATGAGGATTTTCAAGTCCCGGATGAAGAG GATGCATTTGGAAGCTGTGTTGAGATCATCCACACGCCATGCCAAACCTGCTGGGGTTACACTCCAGTATGGCACTGCAGGATTCCGTACCAAAGCAGAACATCTGGACCATGTTATGTATCGCATGGGCTTACTAGCTGCTCTCAGGTCAAAGAAGACCAAGTCTGTTATTGGAGTTATGGTGACTGCCTCTCACAACCCTGAG GAAGATAATGGAGTAAAGCTGGTGGATCCCATGGGAGAAATGCTTGTTCAGGAATGGGAGTTGTATGCTACTAATCTGGTGAATGCTGAGGAGCATGAATTACAGACAGTTCTGACCAACATCATCAAGCAGGAGTCCATCAACATGCAAGATGAGTCATGTGTAGCTATTGGAAGAGATACCCG GCCAAGCAGTGAAAACCTTTCCCTTGCGGTTATTGACGGAGTTACGGCTCTTGACTCCAAATACCAAG ATTATGGCCTGGTGACCACACCGCAGCTGCACTACATTGTTTGCTGTCGCAATACAGATGGAAGATATGGAGAACCAACTGTTGAAGGATATTACCAAAAACTGTCAAAGGCATTTAATGCTTTAGTCAAACAG TCTCCTGATGGTGGAGTGGGACAGAAGTGCTTGAGCGTAGATGGAGCTAATGGAATTGGTGCTTTGAAGATAAAGGAAATGGAAGAACATCTTCAGTCCATGCTCTCCTTACAGCTGTTCAATGATGGCTCTAAAGGGAAATTAAACCATGCGTGCGGAGCAGACTATGTGAAGGTGATGCAGAAACCTCCTGAAG GTATGGATATGAAGCCTGGAGAGCGATGCTGCTCATTTGATGGCGATGCTGACCGCATTGTATACTACTACATGGACAGTGACGATCGCTTCCACCTTCTAGATGGGGATAAGATTGCCACACTGATAAGCACCTTTATCAAGGAACTCTTAGTGAAG GTTGATTTAAAGCTTAATATGGGAGTTGTCCAAACGGCCTATGCAAATGGCAGCTCCACTCGTTACTTGGAAGAAGTTATGAAG GTTCCTGTATACTGTGCAAAAACTGGTGTTAAGCATCTGCATCATAAAGCGCAAGAGTTTGATATTGGAGTTTATTTTGAAGCAAACGGTCATGGAACG GTACTGTTCAGTAAAACCGCTGAAGAGCAGATTAGACATCTGACCAGTGCAGGAGCCAATGAAGAATCAAGAAAAGCTGCCCAGACGCTTGAACATGTCATCAATCTCATCAATCAG ACAGTGGGAGATGCCATCTCTGACATGTTGGTCATCGAAGCCATCCTTTTTCTCAAGAGTCTCACTGTACAAAAGTGGGATGGAATTTATTCCGATCTTCCAAATCGCCAGCTGAAAGTAACG GTGGCAGATAGAAAAGTAATAGACACAACAGATGCTGAGAGACGTACTGTAAAACCACCAGGATTGCAGGAGAAAATTGACGTGCTTGTCAAGGGGTACAATATGTCCAGAGCATTTGTGCGTCCTTCAGGAACTGAAGATGTAGTCCGTGTATATGCTGAGGCGGACACCCAG GACAATGCAGATGCCTTGGCGCATGAGGTGTGCTTGGCAGTCTTCCACCTTGCAGGAGGAGTTGGAGATCAACCAAAGCCTTTGAGATGA